The Impatiens glandulifera chromosome 8, dImpGla2.1, whole genome shotgun sequence genome includes a window with the following:
- the LOC124913057 gene encoding flavonoid 3',5'-hydroxylase 1-like yields MVKNMQHIDLFNSSSLMDFIHELAFGAILFLVTRVFVHYLLHLNSSRKLPPGPVGFPLLGALPYLGSMPHVSLAQMAKKYGPVMYMKVGMHDMVVASSPESARAFLKTLDMNFSNRPVDGGPTYLAYNAQDMVFASYGPKWRLLRKLSNLHMLGQKALDEWGRVRIVEIGHMLRTMNESSKRCEPVVVPDILSYAMANMIGQVMLSKRVFETKGFESNTFKDMVVELMTIAGYFNIGDFIPILEPIDLQGIKRKMIGLQKKFDDLLTRLVEEHKASAHERKKSPDLLDVLQIHEEKFGDERLTATNTKAVLLDLLSAGTDTSSSAIEWALAELLSNPKLMDKAHEEMDRVIGKERRLEETDLPKLPYLQAICKEAFRKHPSTPLNLPRISTQACEVNGYYIPKNTRLSVNIWAIGRDPSVWENPTEFNPERFLEGKMAKVDPRGNDFELIPFGAGRRICAGARMGIVMVEYLLGTMIHSFDWKVPDDVVELNMDEIFGLALQKAIPLSALVTPRLSPNAYSTN; encoded by the exons ATGGTCAAGAATATGCAACATATAGATCTTTTCAATTCTTCAAGTTTGATGGACTTCATCCATGAACTCGCTTTTGGAGCAATCTTGTTTCTTGTAACTCGAGTGTTTGTTCATTATCTTCTCCACTTAAATTCTTCACGCAAACTTCCTCCCGGACCGGTCGGTTTTCCATTACTTGGTGCACTTCCTTATTTGGGATCCATGCCTCATGTTTCTTTAGCCCAAATGGCTAAAAAGTATGGTCCGGTCATGTACATGAAGGTTGGCATGCACGACATGGTGGTGGCATCAAGCCCGGAATCGGCTCGAGCCTTTCTCAAAACCCTAGATATGAACTTCTCGAACCGACCTGTAGATGGCGGTCCTACATACCTCGCATACAACGCCCAAGACATGGTATTTGCATCTTATGGTCCTAAGTGGAGGTTACTAAGAAAACTGAGTAACCTACATATGCTAGGTCAAAAGGCCCTCGATGAATGGGGTAGAGTTCGGATTGTTGAGATCGGTCACATGCTTCGAACCATGAACGAGTCTAGCAAAAGATGCGAGCCAGTTGTGGTCCCCGACATACTATCGTATGCAATGGCCAATATGATAGGTCAGGTTATGCTTAGCAAGAGAGTGTTTGAGACCAAAGGGTTTGAGTCTAACACGTTCAAGGACATGGTGGTGGAGCTCATGACCATTGCGGGTTACTTCAACATTGGAGATTTCATACCTATATTGGAGCCAATTGACCTACAAGGGATTAAGAGAAAAATGATAGGCTTGCAAAAGAAGTTTGATGATCTACTAACGCGGCTCGTGGAGGAGCACAAAGCGTCGGCCCACGAACGGAAGAAAAGTCCCGATCTTCTAGATGTCCTCCAAATTCACGAGGAAAAATTTGGCGACGAAAGACTAACTGCTACAAATACTAAGGCTGTTTTATTG GATTTATTATCAGCCGGTACCGATACATCATCAAGTGCGATAGAATGGGCTTTAGCGGAATTGTTGAGCAACCCAAAACTCATGGACAAGGCACACGAGGAAATGGACCGCGTTATTGGAAAAGAGCGAAGGCTAGAGGAGACCGACTTACCCAAGTTGCCTTACCTACAAGCCATATGCAAAGAAGCTTTTCGCAAGCATCCTTCTACTCCACTAAACCTCCCCCGAATCTCAACACAAGCATGTGAAGTAAACGGCTACTACATCCCTAAAAACACGAGACTTAGTGTCAACATATGGGCGATAGGGCGCGACCCTTCCGTGTGGGAGAATCCGACAGAATTCAATCCCGAGCGATTCTTGGAGGGGAAAATGGCAAAGGTGGATCCTAGGGGGAACGATTTCGAGTTGATCCCGTTTGGGGCGGGTAGGAGGATTTGTGCCGGGGCTAGAATGGGGATCGTGATGGTTGAATACTTATTGGGAACCATGATTCACTCGTTCGATTGGAAGGTTCCGGATGATGTGGTAGAGCTAAACATGGATGAAATCTTTGGACTTGCACTTCAAAAGGCCATTCCTCTATCAGCTTTGGTCACTCCAAGGTTGTCTCCAAATGCTTATTCTACCAATTAG